In Streptomyces hawaiiensis, one genomic interval encodes:
- a CDS encoding pyridoxamine 5'-phosphate oxidase family protein: MTTLHPQTRLDPRYSSETATATAWQEARARLTAAELFWITTVRPDGRPHVTPLPSVWSDGALHFCTGPEERKARNLAENPHVVLTTGTNTWNEGYDLVVEGEARRVTDDARLRELAAEWEAKYGSFWHYEVREGYFHHGAGHAAVYSVAPRTVFGFGKGEPFSQTRWRFA, encoded by the coding sequence ATGACCACCCTGCACCCGCAGACCCGTCTGGACCCGCGCTACAGCAGCGAGACGGCCACGGCCACGGCCTGGCAGGAGGCGCGGGCACGGCTCACCGCCGCGGAGCTGTTCTGGATCACCACGGTACGACCGGACGGACGGCCCCACGTCACCCCGCTGCCGTCCGTCTGGTCGGACGGCGCCCTGCACTTCTGCACGGGCCCGGAGGAACGCAAGGCGCGAAACCTCGCGGAGAATCCGCACGTCGTGCTGACCACCGGCACGAACACCTGGAACGAGGGCTACGACCTGGTCGTGGAGGGCGAGGCGAGGCGCGTGACCGACGACGCCCGGCTACGCGAACTGGCCGCGGAGTGGGAGGCGAAGTACGGCAGTTTCTGGCACTACGAGGTACGGGAGGGCTATTTCCACCACGGCGCGGGCCACGCTGCCGTCTACTCGGTGGCGCCGCGCACCGTTTTCGGCTTCGGTAAGGGGGAGCCGTTCAGCCAGACGAGGTGGCGGTTCGCATGA
- a CDS encoding phosphatase PAP2 family protein, whose product MGETTVTKPEGMEAALPDPVAAHTGRGPLCRLRTPRRPRFWFEILLIAVSYWTYSLVRNAVPEQKAEALRNADWIWRAEHHLGIAVEESVNHAVDSVHWLIVGMNYYYATLHFIVTLGVLVWLYRRHPGRYAATRTVLFATTAVALVGYYLYPLAPPRLMNGRDFIDTVMVHQTWGSMASGDLKHMSNQYAAMPSMHIGWSVWCGLTIFALAAVPWVRVLGLLYPALTLVVIVATANHFWLDAVGGVLCLAFGFTVARLWYGRQPYALPRTVPAPRPSDARPARPRHSVPGRSREVSATSREGVPGVASRRDSADTT is encoded by the coding sequence ATGGGTGAAACGACCGTAACGAAGCCGGAGGGCATGGAAGCGGCCCTCCCGGACCCCGTTGCGGCCCATACGGGGCGTGGTCCGCTGTGCCGGCTGCGCACCCCGCGCCGGCCCCGGTTCTGGTTCGAGATCCTGCTGATCGCGGTGAGTTACTGGACGTACTCGCTCGTCCGCAACGCCGTGCCCGAGCAGAAGGCCGAGGCGCTGCGCAACGCCGACTGGATCTGGCGGGCCGAGCACCATCTGGGCATCGCCGTCGAGGAGTCGGTCAACCACGCCGTGGACTCGGTGCATTGGCTCATCGTCGGGATGAACTACTACTACGCGACGCTCCACTTCATCGTCACGCTGGGTGTCCTGGTGTGGCTCTACCGTCGCCATCCCGGCCGCTATGCGGCAACCCGCACGGTGCTGTTCGCGACCACCGCCGTCGCCCTGGTCGGTTACTACCTGTATCCGCTGGCGCCCCCGCGGCTGATGAACGGCCGCGACTTCATCGACACGGTCATGGTCCACCAGACCTGGGGTTCGATGGCGTCCGGCGACCTGAAGCACATGTCCAACCAGTACGCCGCGATGCCCTCGATGCACATCGGCTGGTCCGTGTGGTGCGGGCTGACGATCTTCGCCCTGGCGGCGGTTCCCTGGGTGCGGGTGCTGGGTCTGCTGTACCCGGCGCTGACGCTGGTGGTCATCGTCGCCACGGCCAACCACTTCTGGCTGGATGCGGTCGGTGGCGTGCTGTGCCTGGCCTTCGGGTTCACGGTCGCGCGGCTCTGGTACGGAAGGCAGCCGTACGCGCTGCCGCGGACGGTGCCGGCGCCCAGGCCGAGTGACGCCCGGCCCGCACGGCCGAGGCATAGCGTGCCGGGCCGGTCCCGGGAGGTGTCCGCAACGTCGCGAGAGGGAGTGCCGGGTGTTGCGAGCAGGCGGGACTCCGCGGACACGACCTAG
- a CDS encoding LacI family DNA-binding transcriptional regulator — protein sequence MTTRLADIAVQAGVSEATVSRVLNGKPGVAATTRQSVLAALDVLGYERPVRLRQRSEGLVGLITPELENPIFPALAQVIGQALTRQGYTPVLATQTPGGSTEDELTEMLVDRGVAGIIYVSGLHADTTADMQRYDRLRAQGVPYVLVDGFSPKVQAPFISPDDRAAMNLAVTHLVSLGHTRIGLALGPKRFVPVQRKIEGFVRTVQDQLGLGAETVESELVQHSLYTLEGGQAAATALIERNCTAVVCASDMMALGAIRAARQLGLDVPKDISVVGFDDSPLIAFTDPPLTTVRKPVPAMGQAAVRTLLEEIGGTPAPHSEFVFMPELVVRGSTASAPGERGRS from the coding sequence GTGACCACACGGCTTGCCGACATCGCTGTGCAGGCGGGGGTGAGCGAAGCGACCGTCAGCCGCGTCCTCAACGGGAAGCCGGGCGTCGCCGCCACCACCCGCCAGTCCGTGCTGGCCGCTCTCGACGTGCTGGGCTACGAACGCCCGGTGCGCCTGCGCCAGCGCAGCGAGGGGCTGGTCGGGCTGATCACCCCGGAGCTGGAGAACCCGATCTTCCCGGCCCTGGCGCAGGTCATCGGCCAGGCGCTGACGCGCCAGGGCTACACCCCGGTGCTGGCCACCCAGACCCCGGGCGGCTCGACCGAGGACGAGCTCACGGAGATGCTCGTGGACCGCGGGGTCGCCGGCATCATCTACGTCTCCGGGCTGCACGCGGACACCACCGCCGACATGCAGCGCTACGACCGGCTGCGCGCCCAGGGCGTGCCCTACGTGCTGGTCGACGGTTTCTCGCCGAAGGTGCAGGCGCCGTTCATCTCCCCCGACGACCGCGCGGCGATGAACCTCGCGGTCACGCACCTGGTGTCCCTGGGGCACACCCGGATCGGTCTGGCCCTCGGGCCCAAGCGGTTCGTGCCGGTGCAGCGCAAGATCGAGGGGTTCGTGCGCACGGTGCAGGACCAGTTGGGTCTGGGTGCCGAGACCGTCGAGTCGGAGCTGGTGCAGCACTCCCTGTACACCCTGGAGGGTGGTCAGGCGGCGGCCACGGCGTTGATCGAGCGGAACTGCACGGCCGTGGTGTGCGCCAGCGACATGATGGCGCTGGGCGCGATCCGGGCGGCCCGGCAGCTGGGTCTGGACGTGCCGAAGGACATCTCGGTGGTCGGCTTCGACGACTCCCCGCTGATCGCCTTCACCGACCCGCCCCTGACCACGGTCCGCAAGCCGGTCCCGGCGATGGGGCAGGCGGCGGTGCGCACGCTGCTGGAGGAGATCGGCGGGACGCCCGCCCCGCACAGCGAGTTCGTGTTCATGCCCGAACTGGTGGTGCGCGGTTCGACCGCTTCGGCTCCGGGGGAACGCGGTCGCTCCTGA
- a CDS encoding glyoxalase codes for MTSIASVTLEVADLAAAERFYSTAFGLDDRLRLRASEAPTSGFRGFTLSLVVSQPADVDALVDAAVQAGATTLKPAAKSLWGYGGVVQAPDGTIWQIASSSKKNTGPATRRVDEFVLLLGVEDVKAGKQFYVDHGLAVAKSFGSKYVEFATGPGPVKLALYKRRGLAKVAGVSPDGTGSHRLTITSGAGPFTDPDGFAWTTASEDAPV; via the coding sequence ATGACTTCCATCGCATCCGTCACTCTCGAGGTGGCCGACCTCGCCGCCGCCGAGCGCTTCTACTCCACCGCCTTCGGTCTGGACGATCGGCTGCGTCTGCGGGCGTCGGAGGCACCGACCTCCGGCTTCCGCGGGTTCACGCTGTCGCTCGTGGTCTCCCAGCCGGCCGATGTGGACGCCCTCGTCGACGCGGCCGTGCAGGCCGGCGCGACGACGCTGAAGCCCGCCGCCAAGTCGCTCTGGGGCTACGGCGGTGTCGTCCAGGCCCCCGACGGGACGATCTGGCAGATCGCGTCGTCGTCGAAGAAGAACACCGGCCCGGCGACCCGGCGGGTCGACGAGTTCGTCCTGCTGCTCGGCGTCGAGGACGTGAAGGCCGGCAAGCAGTTCTACGTCGATCACGGCCTGGCCGTGGCCAAGAGCTTCGGCAGTAAGTACGTCGAGTTCGCCACCGGGCCGGGCCCCGTGAAGCTGGCCCTGTACAAGCGCCGCGGCCTCGCCAAGGTCGCCGGCGTCTCCCCCGACGGCACCGGCTCCCACCGCCTCACGATCACCAGCGGCGCCGGGCCGTTCACCGACCCGGACGGTTTCGCGTGGACGACGGCGTCGGAGGACGCGCCGGTGTGA
- the glnA gene encoding type I glutamate--ammonia ligase, giving the protein MDKQQEFVLRTLEERDIRFVRLWFTDVLGFLKSVAVAPAELEQAFDEGIGFDGSAIEGFARVYESDMIAKPDPSTFQILPWRAEAPGTARMFCDILMPDGSPSFADPRYVLKRALARTSDLGFTFYTHPEIEFFLLKDRPLDGSRPTPADNSGYFDHTPTNVGMDFRRQAITMLESMGISVEFSHHEGAPGQQEIDLRYADALSTADNVMTFRLVMKQVALEQGVHATFMPKPFSEHPGSGMHTHLSLFEGDRNAFYESGSEYQLSKVGRSFIAGLLRHAAEISAVTNQWVNSYKRIWGGAERTAGAGGEAPSYICWGHNNRSALVRVPMYKPGKTGSARVEVRSIDSGANPYLAYALLLAAGLKGIEEGYELPPGAEDDVWALSDAERRAMGIEPLPQNLGEALTLMERSDLVAETLGEHVFDFFLRNKRQEWEEYRSEVTAFELRKNLPAL; this is encoded by the coding sequence ATGGACAAGCAGCAGGAGTTCGTGCTCCGGACGTTGGAGGAGCGCGACATCCGGTTCGTACGGCTGTGGTTCACGGACGTACTGGGCTTCCTCAAGTCCGTCGCCGTGGCCCCGGCCGAACTGGAACAGGCCTTCGACGAGGGCATCGGATTCGACGGCTCCGCGATCGAGGGCTTCGCCCGGGTCTACGAGTCCGACATGATCGCCAAGCCGGACCCCTCGACCTTCCAGATCCTGCCCTGGCGCGCGGAGGCCCCGGGCACGGCCCGCATGTTCTGCGACATCCTCATGCCGGACGGCTCCCCGTCCTTCGCCGACCCGCGCTACGTGCTCAAGCGGGCCCTCGCCCGCACCTCCGACCTGGGCTTCACCTTCTACACCCACCCGGAGATCGAGTTCTTCCTGCTGAAGGACCGGCCGCTGGACGGCAGCCGTCCGACGCCCGCCGACAACTCCGGCTACTTCGACCACACCCCGACCAACGTCGGCATGGACTTCCGCCGCCAGGCGATCACCATGCTGGAGTCGATGGGCATCTCGGTGGAGTTCTCCCACCACGAGGGCGCGCCGGGCCAGCAGGAGATCGACCTCCGCTACGCCGACGCGCTGTCCACGGCCGACAACGTCATGACGTTCCGCCTCGTGATGAAGCAGGTGGCCCTGGAGCAGGGTGTGCACGCCACGTTCATGCCGAAGCCCTTCTCCGAGCACCCGGGCAGCGGCATGCACACGCACCTGTCGCTCTTCGAGGGCGACCGCAACGCGTTCTACGAGTCGGGCTCGGAGTACCAGCTCTCCAAGGTGGGCCGCTCCTTCATCGCGGGACTGCTGCGGCACGCGGCGGAGATCTCCGCGGTCACCAACCAGTGGGTCAACTCCTACAAGCGCATCTGGGGCGGTGCGGAGCGCACCGCGGGCGCGGGCGGCGAGGCCCCCTCGTACATCTGCTGGGGCCACAACAACCGCTCGGCGCTGGTCCGCGTCCCGATGTACAAGCCCGGCAAGACGGGCTCCGCGCGGGTCGAGGTCCGCTCCATCGACTCCGGCGCCAACCCGTACTTGGCCTACGCGCTGCTGCTGGCCGCCGGCCTCAAGGGCATCGAGGAGGGCTACGAGCTCCCGCCGGGCGCCGAGGACGACGTCTGGGCCCTCTCCGACGCGGAGCGCCGCGCGATGGGCATCGAGCCGCTTCCGCAGAACCTGGGCGAGGCCCTGACCCTGATGGAGCGCAGCGACCTGGTCGCCGAGACCCTCGGCGAGCACGTCTTCGACTTCTTCCTGCGCAACAAGCGGCAGGAGTGGGAGGAGTACCGCTCGGAGGTCACGGCGTTCGAGCTGCGGAAGAACCTTCCGGCGCTGTAG
- a CDS encoding VOC family protein has translation MDITLEVIPLPVTDIDRARDFYRDKVGFHVDIDQEVMPGMRIIQLTPPGSGCSIALGESIWQMTPGPTPAPGSYQGLQLCVADIKAAYTELVARGLDVSEPVQYSPDDGATFMHFQDPDGNGWAVQEYRRRATEPLHRLLADLKRQQA, from the coding sequence ATGGACATCACCCTTGAAGTCATCCCGCTGCCCGTGACCGACATCGACCGCGCCCGGGACTTCTACCGGGACAAGGTCGGCTTCCATGTGGACATCGACCAGGAGGTCATGCCCGGGATGCGGATCATCCAGCTGACCCCTCCGGGTTCCGGCTGCTCGATCGCCCTGGGCGAGTCGATATGGCAGATGACCCCCGGTCCCACCCCGGCCCCGGGCTCCTACCAGGGCCTGCAACTGTGCGTCGCCGACATCAAGGCGGCCTACACGGAGCTGGTCGCCCGCGGCCTCGACGTCTCGGAACCGGTGCAGTACTCCCCGGACGACGGCGCCACGTTCATGCACTTCCAGGACCCGGACGGCAACGGATGGGCGGTGCAGGAGTACCGGCGCCGGGCCACCGAGCCGCTGCACCGGCTGCTGGCGGATCTGAAGCGGCAGCAGGCCTGA
- a CDS encoding globin domain-containing protein, which yields MLSEQSAATVRATLPAVGAALGTITERFYAGLFEAHPELLRDLFNRGNQASGTQRQALAGSVAAFATHLLDCPEQRPDTMLARIAHKHASLGVTPEQYRIVHEHLFAAIAEVLGDAVTAEVAAAWDEVYWLMANALIAVEQRLCEERGGPAWRPWEVVERVAETADVATFRLRPADGGPVRDFLAGQYVSVRVTLADGARQIRQYSLSGAPGPDLRQISVKRVREGGAPDGEVSNHLHARVQVDDVLELSEPYGDLVLDAGPDTPLLLASAGIGVTPMTAMLAHLADSGHRGPVTVVHADRSPATHALRTDHEAYAAKLPDAAVHLWYEQDAPAGTHPGLADLTGVPLAPGTRAYLCGPLPFMRAVRTQLIAKGVSPADIHYEVFGPDLWLAGQA from the coding sequence ATGCTGTCCGAGCAGTCCGCCGCCACCGTCCGCGCCACGCTCCCCGCCGTCGGAGCGGCCCTCGGCACGATCACCGAGCGCTTCTACGCCGGGCTGTTCGAGGCCCACCCGGAACTGCTGCGGGACCTGTTCAACCGGGGGAACCAGGCCTCCGGCACCCAGCGGCAGGCGCTGGCCGGTTCCGTCGCCGCGTTCGCGACGCACCTGCTGGATTGTCCGGAGCAGCGGCCGGACACGATGCTGGCGCGCATCGCCCACAAGCACGCCTCGCTCGGCGTCACGCCGGAGCAGTACCGCATCGTCCACGAGCACCTGTTCGCCGCCATCGCCGAAGTGCTCGGCGACGCGGTCACGGCCGAGGTCGCCGCCGCCTGGGACGAGGTCTACTGGCTGATGGCGAACGCGCTGATCGCCGTGGAGCAGCGGCTGTGCGAGGAGCGCGGCGGGCCCGCCTGGCGGCCCTGGGAGGTCGTCGAGCGGGTCGCCGAGACCGCCGACGTCGCCACGTTCCGGCTGCGGCCGGCCGACGGCGGCCCGGTGCGGGACTTCCTCGCGGGCCAGTACGTCTCCGTCCGCGTCACCCTCGCGGACGGTGCCCGGCAGATACGGCAGTACAGCCTGTCCGGGGCGCCCGGCCCGGACCTGCGGCAGATCAGCGTGAAGCGCGTGCGCGAGGGCGGCGCACCCGACGGCGAGGTCTCCAACCACCTGCACGCGCGCGTGCAGGTGGATGACGTCCTGGAACTGTCGGAGCCGTACGGCGACCTGGTCCTGGACGCCGGCCCCGACACGCCCCTGCTGCTGGCCTCGGCGGGCATCGGCGTGACCCCGATGACCGCGATGCTGGCCCACCTCGCCGACTCGGGGCACCGCGGCCCCGTCACCGTCGTGCACGCCGACCGCTCCCCCGCGACCCACGCCCTGCGCACCGACCACGAGGCCTACGCGGCCAAGCTCCCGGACGCGGCCGTCCACCTCTGGTATGAGCAGGACGCCCCGGCGGGCACCCACCCCGGCCTGGCCGACCTCACCGGCGTTCCGCTCGCCCCGGGCACGCGCGCGTACCTGTGCGGTCCGCTCCCGTTCATGCGGGCGGTGCGGACCCAGCTGATCGCGAAGGGCGTGTCCCCCGCCGACATCCACTACGAGGTGTTCGGCCCGGACCTGTGGCTGGCGGGGCAGGCCTAG
- a CDS encoding bifunctional [glutamine synthetase] adenylyltransferase/[glutamine synthetase]-adenylyl-L-tyrosine phosphorylase, which produces MTAAPGRRSSTFTRLLRHGFTDASAAERLLDSPELAPLRDDPVLLEALGATADPDLALLGLVRLLEAQQSPGARRELLDTLIAAKPLRDRLLGVLGASTALADHLTRHPDDWQALVMYEAYDLHPGVEEFEAGLAEADDPVSLRVAYRRCLLSIAARDVCGTTGVAESAAELADLATATLRAALGIAEAAAPQDTGLCRLAVIAMGKCGGHELNYVSDVDVIFVGEATEGTDETKAVRAATRLASHMMRICSETTVEGSIWPVDANLRPEGRNGPLVRTLSSHLAYYQRWAKTWEFQALLKARPVAGDLDLGEEYVAAVQPLVWKAAERENFVPDVQKMRRRVVENIPVAEVDRQLKLGPGGLRDVEFAVQLLQLVHGRADTSLRSGTTLDALRALAAGGYVGRSDAAQLDEAYRFLRSLEHRIQLFRLRRTHLLPEDEADLRRIGRSLGLRTDPVADLRREWRRHTGVVRRLHEKLFYRPLLDAVAQLATGEARLSTEAARERMVALGYADPASALRHLEALASGVTRKAAIQRTLLPVLLGWFADSADPDAGLLNFRKVSDALGKTPWYLRLLRDEGAAAQNLARVLSAGRLAPDLLMRAPEAVALLGDGDGGGLEPRPRAHLEQEIYAAVKRADGGAQAVTAARGVRRRELFRTAAADIVGSYGTEEQPAEADQGALVDRVGGAVSDLTAATLAGTLRAVVRDGWGDDLPTRFAIIGMGRFGGHELGYGSDADVLFVHEPCDGVDEREASQAANKVVSEMRRLLQIPSADPPLLIDADLRPEGKSGPMVRTLTSYEAYYRRWALTWESHALLRAEPVAGDEELGRRFIELVDPLRYPADGLADEAVREIRRLKARMESERLPRGADPKLHAKLGPGGLSDVEWTVQLMQLRHGSAEPGLRTTRTREALAAARAAGLMTEEDAAILDEAWVLATRVRNAVMLVRGRAGDTFPTEPRELAAVGRYLGYGPGHAGDMLDAYRRTARRARGVVEELFYGIAER; this is translated from the coding sequence ATGACGGCGGCGCCGGGGCGCAGGAGCAGTACTTTCACACGGCTGCTGCGGCACGGATTCACCGACGCCTCCGCCGCCGAGCGGCTCCTGGACAGTCCGGAGCTCGCGCCCCTGCGCGACGACCCGGTGCTGCTGGAGGCGCTGGGCGCCACCGCCGACCCCGATCTCGCGCTGCTCGGCCTCGTCCGGCTGCTGGAGGCCCAGCAGAGCCCCGGCGCCCGCCGGGAACTGCTCGACACGCTGATCGCGGCCAAGCCCCTGCGCGACCGCCTCCTCGGCGTGCTCGGTGCCTCCACCGCCCTCGCCGACCACCTCACCCGGCACCCGGACGACTGGCAGGCCCTCGTCATGTACGAGGCGTACGACCTGCACCCCGGGGTGGAGGAGTTCGAGGCCGGCCTCGCGGAGGCCGACGACCCGGTCTCCCTGCGGGTCGCCTACCGGCGCTGCCTGCTGTCCATCGCCGCCCGGGACGTCTGCGGCACCACCGGCGTCGCCGAGTCCGCCGCCGAGCTGGCCGACCTCGCCACCGCCACCCTGCGCGCCGCCCTCGGTATCGCCGAGGCGGCCGCGCCGCAGGACACCGGCCTGTGCCGGCTCGCCGTCATCGCGATGGGCAAGTGCGGCGGCCACGAGCTGAACTACGTCTCGGACGTGGACGTCATCTTTGTCGGCGAGGCCACCGAGGGGACCGACGAGACCAAGGCCGTACGCGCCGCGACCCGGCTCGCCTCGCACATGATGCGGATCTGCTCCGAGACGACCGTCGAGGGCTCCATCTGGCCCGTCGACGCCAACCTCCGCCCCGAGGGCCGCAACGGCCCCCTCGTGCGGACCCTCTCCAGCCACCTCGCCTACTACCAGCGCTGGGCCAAGACCTGGGAGTTCCAGGCGCTGCTCAAGGCCCGCCCGGTGGCCGGCGACCTCGACCTCGGCGAGGAGTACGTCGCCGCCGTCCAGCCCCTGGTGTGGAAGGCCGCCGAGCGCGAGAACTTCGTCCCCGACGTGCAGAAGATGCGCCGCCGGGTCGTGGAGAACATCCCCGTCGCCGAGGTCGACCGCCAGCTGAAGCTGGGCCCGGGCGGCCTCAGGGACGTCGAGTTCGCCGTGCAGCTGCTCCAGCTGGTGCACGGCCGGGCCGACACCTCCCTGCGCAGCGGTACGACCCTGGACGCGCTCAGGGCCCTGGCCGCCGGCGGTTACGTCGGACGCTCCGACGCGGCCCAGCTCGACGAGGCCTACCGCTTCCTGCGCTCCCTGGAGCACCGCATCCAGCTGTTCCGGCTGCGGCGCACCCACCTCCTCCCCGAGGACGAGGCCGACCTGCGCCGCATCGGCCGTTCCCTCGGCCTGCGCACGGACCCGGTGGCCGACCTGCGCCGCGAGTGGCGGCGGCACACCGGCGTCGTACGCCGGCTGCACGAGAAGCTCTTCTACCGGCCGCTGCTCGACGCGGTCGCCCAGCTCGCCACCGGCGAGGCCCGGCTCAGCACCGAGGCGGCCCGGGAACGCATGGTCGCCCTCGGCTACGCCGACCCGGCCTCCGCCCTGCGTCACCTGGAGGCCCTGGCCTCCGGCGTCACCCGCAAGGCCGCCATCCAGCGCACCCTGCTGCCCGTCCTGCTCGGCTGGTTCGCCGACTCCGCCGACCCGGACGCGGGCCTGCTCAACTTCCGCAAGGTCTCCGACGCGCTCGGCAAGACCCCCTGGTACCTGCGGCTGCTCCGGGACGAGGGCGCCGCCGCGCAGAACCTCGCCCGTGTGCTGTCCGCCGGCCGCCTCGCGCCCGACCTGCTGATGCGCGCGCCGGAGGCGGTCGCGCTGCTCGGCGACGGGGACGGCGGCGGCCTGGAACCTCGGCCGCGCGCCCACTTGGAGCAGGAGATATACGCCGCGGTGAAACGCGCCGACGGCGGCGCCCAGGCGGTCACGGCCGCCCGCGGCGTGCGCCGCCGCGAGCTGTTCCGTACGGCCGCCGCCGACATCGTCGGCTCCTACGGCACCGAGGAGCAGCCCGCCGAGGCGGATCAGGGCGCCCTGGTGGACCGGGTCGGCGGCGCGGTGTCGGACCTGACCGCCGCGACCCTGGCCGGCACGCTCCGCGCGGTCGTGCGGGACGGCTGGGGGGACGACCTGCCCACCCGGTTCGCGATCATCGGCATGGGCCGTTTCGGCGGCCACGAGCTGGGCTACGGCTCCGACGCGGACGTGCTGTTCGTGCACGAGCCGTGCGACGGCGTCGACGAGCGGGAGGCCTCCCAGGCTGCCAACAAGGTCGTCTCCGAGATGCGCAGGCTGCTCCAGATCCCCAGCGCCGACCCGCCCCTGCTGATCGACGCCGACCTGCGCCCGGAGGGCAAGTCCGGCCCGATGGTCCGCACCCTCACCTCGTACGAGGCGTACTACCGCCGGTGGGCCCTGACGTGGGAGTCGCACGCGCTGCTGCGGGCCGAGCCGGTCGCCGGCGACGAGGAACTGGGCCGCCGCTTCATCGAGCTGGTCGACCCGCTGCGCTACCCGGCGGACGGGCTCGCCGACGAGGCCGTCCGCGAGATCCGGCGGCTGAAGGCCCGCATGGAGTCCGAGCGGCTGCCGCGCGGCGCCGACCCCAAGCTGCACGCCAAGCTCGGGCCGGGAGGCCTGTCCGACGTGGAGTGGACCGTGCAGCTCATGCAGCTGCGGCACGGCTCGGCGGAGCCCGGCCTGCGCACCACCCGCACCCGCGAGGCCCTGGCCGCCGCCCGCGCGGCCGGGCTCATGACGGAGGAGGACGCGGCGATCCTCGACGAGGCCTGGGTCCTCGCGACCCGCGTCCGCAACGCGGTGATGCTGGTCCGCGGCCGCGCCGGCGACACCTTCCCGACGGAGCCCCGGGAACTGGCCGCAGTCGGCAGGTATCTGGGATACGGCCCCGGCCACGCGGGCGACATGCTCGACGCGTACCGGCGAACGGCACGCCGGGCGCGCGGTGTGGTGGAGGAACTGTTCTACGGCATCGCCGAGCGCTAG
- a CDS encoding extracellular solute-binding protein produces MRRGIAATALVASLALAATACGGSDSGDEAGGPVTITWWDTSNATNEAPTYQALVKEFEAAHKDIKVNYVNVPFDQAQNKFDTAAGSKGAPDVLRSEVGWTPAFAKKGFFAPLDGTEALAEQDKFQPSLIQQATYEGKTYGVPFTTDTLALVYNKALYEKAGVEAPKTWEDLKKAAATIKDKTGVDGYWGSTQAYYAQSFLYGEGTDTVDADAKKITVTSPEAKKAYGTWRGLFSGKGLHKADTTADAYAHIQEAFVSGKVASIVQGPWEITNFYKGSAFKDKNNLGIATVPAGSTSKAGAPTGGHNLSVYAGSDKAHQEASLKFVKFMTSAKAQETIALKNSTLPTREDAYTAKVKADPGIAGYQGVLSSAQPRPALPEYSSLWAPLDDELIEIAGGKESLDKGLGDAETAIAKLVPDFSK; encoded by the coding sequence ATGCGGCGTGGCATAGCGGCCACCGCGCTGGTGGCGTCCCTCGCCCTGGCGGCGACGGCCTGCGGCGGAAGCGACAGCGGCGACGAGGCCGGCGGCCCGGTCACCATCACCTGGTGGGACACCTCCAACGCGACCAACGAGGCGCCGACGTACCAGGCCCTGGTCAAGGAGTTCGAGGCCGCCCACAAGGACATCAAGGTCAACTACGTCAACGTCCCCTTCGACCAGGCGCAGAACAAGTTCGACACCGCCGCCGGTTCCAAGGGCGCCCCCGACGTGCTGCGCTCCGAGGTCGGCTGGACCCCCGCCTTCGCCAAGAAGGGCTTCTTCGCGCCGCTGGACGGCACCGAGGCCCTCGCCGAGCAGGACAAGTTCCAGCCCAGCCTGATCCAGCAGGCCACGTACGAGGGCAAGACCTACGGCGTCCCCTTCACCACGGACACCCTCGCCCTCGTCTACAACAAGGCCCTCTACGAGAAGGCCGGCGTCGAGGCCCCCAAGACCTGGGAGGACCTGAAGAAGGCCGCCGCCACGATCAAGGACAAGACCGGCGTCGACGGCTACTGGGGCTCCACCCAGGCCTACTACGCCCAGTCCTTCCTCTACGGCGAGGGCACCGACACCGTGGACGCGGACGCCAAGAAGATCACCGTCACCTCGCCCGAGGCCAAGAAGGCCTACGGCACCTGGCGGGGCCTCTTCTCCGGCAAGGGCCTGCACAAGGCCGACACCACGGCCGACGCCTACGCCCACATCCAGGAGGCGTTCGTCAGCGGCAAGGTCGCCTCGATCGTCCAGGGCCCGTGGGAGATCACGAACTTCTACAAGGGCTCTGCCTTCAAGGACAAGAACAACCTCGGCATCGCCACCGTCCCGGCCGGTTCCACCAGCAAGGCGGGCGCCCCGACCGGCGGCCACAACCTCTCCGTGTACGCGGGCTCGGACAAGGCCCACCAGGAGGCCTCGCTGAAGTTCGTGAAGTTCATGACCTCGGCCAAGGCCCAGGAGACCATCGCGCTGAAGAACTCCACGCTTCCCACCCGCGAGGACGCCTACACCGCGAAGGTCAAGGCCGACCCGGGCATCGCCGGCTACCAGGGTGTGTTGTCCTCCGCCCAGCCGCGCCCGGCGCTGCCCGAGTACAGCTCCCTGTGGGCCCCGCTGGACGACGAGCTGATCGAGATCGCGGGCGGCAAGGAGTCCCTGGACAAGGGCCTCGGTGACGCCGAGACCGCCATCGCCAAGCTGGTGCCGGACTTCTCCAAGTGA